Proteins from a genomic interval of Hyalangium ruber:
- a CDS encoding TfoX/Sxy family protein: MPQLDSFVQYTLELLEPLGPVQARAMFGGWGVYSGGMMFGLIGNGRLYLKVDDVTRPAFEAAGCEPFVYDSGKGKPPVAMSYWTPPADASDDSHALLPWARRAVEAAQRAAAKKAPAKGKAKAKKAPAAKKTASKAAAPKKPARTAKRLKRS, translated from the coding sequence GTGCAGTACACCCTGGAGTTGTTGGAGCCGCTCGGGCCGGTGCAGGCGCGCGCCATGTTCGGCGGCTGGGGCGTGTACTCCGGCGGGATGATGTTCGGGCTCATCGGCAACGGCCGGCTCTACCTCAAGGTGGACGACGTCACCCGCCCGGCCTTCGAGGCCGCCGGCTGCGAGCCCTTCGTGTACGACAGCGGCAAGGGCAAGCCGCCCGTGGCCATGTCCTACTGGACGCCCCCCGCGGACGCGAGCGACGACTCCCACGCGCTGCTGCCCTGGGCTCGCCGCGCGGTGGAGGCGGCCCAGCGGGCCGCTGCGAAGAAGGCCCCTGCCAAGGGCAAGGCCAAGGCCAAGAAGGCACCCGCGGCAAAGAAGACCGCCAGCAAGGCCGCCGCCCCCAAGAAGCCCGCCCGCACCGCGAAACGGCTCAAGCGGTCTTGA
- a CDS encoding AMP-binding protein has protein sequence MASAPSYAHGTSVTPLLGDTLGQNLRRTVERYGEREALVVRSQGFRATYRQLWELTTRVALGLMAAGVQKGDRVGIWSPNRFEWVVTQYAAARVGAILVNLNPAYKTAELEYALVQSGTSVLLLSRGFRQANYRQMLEEVRPRCPQLRQALVLEDDWERLLASGERASARELEAREASLQFDDPINIQYTSGTTGFPKGATLSHHNVLNNGFFVGEVLRYGPEDRVCIPVPFYHCFGMVMGNLACTSHGACMVIPGEAFEPLAVLEAVQAERCTSLYGVPTMFIGELDHPRFGEFDLSTLRTGIMAGSPCPVEVMKNVQSRMNMREVTICYGMTETSPVSTQSSLDDPLDRRVSTVGRVHPHVEVKIVDAETGAVVPQGTPGELCTRGYSVMLGYWNNAEATRLAIDTAGWMHTGDLATMDAGGYVKIVGRIKDMIIRGGENIYPREVEEFLHTHPGVSETQVIGVPSAKYGEEVMAWVKAKPGVTLTEAELVAFCTGRISTFKVPRYWKFVGEFPMTVTGKVQKFRMREVSVAELGLQTADAIKTA, from the coding sequence ATGGCCTCCGCTCCTTCCTACGCTCATGGCACCAGCGTCACGCCGCTCCTGGGAGACACCCTGGGGCAGAACCTCCGCCGCACCGTGGAGCGGTACGGGGAGCGCGAGGCGCTGGTGGTTCGCTCGCAGGGGTTTCGAGCCACCTATCGGCAGCTCTGGGAGCTGACCACGCGGGTGGCGCTCGGGCTGATGGCGGCCGGCGTGCAGAAGGGGGACCGGGTGGGCATCTGGTCTCCCAACCGCTTCGAATGGGTGGTGACCCAGTACGCCGCGGCACGCGTGGGGGCCATCCTCGTGAACCTCAACCCCGCCTACAAGACGGCGGAGCTGGAGTACGCGCTGGTCCAGTCCGGCACGAGCGTGCTGCTGCTCTCGCGAGGCTTCCGGCAGGCCAACTACCGCCAGATGTTGGAGGAGGTGCGTCCCCGCTGCCCGCAGCTGCGGCAGGCGCTGGTGCTGGAGGACGACTGGGAGCGGTTGCTGGCCAGCGGGGAGAGGGCGAGCGCGCGCGAGCTGGAGGCCCGCGAGGCGTCACTCCAGTTCGATGATCCGATCAACATCCAGTACACGTCGGGCACCACGGGCTTTCCCAAGGGCGCCACGCTGTCGCACCACAACGTGCTCAACAACGGCTTCTTCGTGGGAGAGGTGCTGCGCTACGGCCCGGAGGATCGGGTGTGCATCCCCGTGCCCTTCTACCACTGCTTCGGGATGGTGATGGGCAACCTGGCCTGCACCTCCCATGGCGCGTGCATGGTGATTCCGGGCGAGGCATTCGAGCCGCTGGCGGTGCTCGAGGCGGTGCAGGCCGAGCGCTGCACCTCGCTCTACGGCGTGCCCACCATGTTCATCGGGGAGCTGGACCACCCGCGGTTCGGGGAGTTCGACCTGTCCACGTTGCGCACCGGCATCATGGCTGGTTCGCCCTGCCCGGTGGAGGTGATGAAGAACGTGCAGTCGCGGATGAACATGCGCGAGGTGACCATCTGCTACGGCATGACGGAGACCTCGCCCGTGTCCACCCAGAGCTCGCTGGATGATCCGCTGGACCGGCGCGTCTCCACGGTGGGGCGGGTCCACCCGCACGTCGAGGTGAAGATCGTCGACGCGGAGACGGGCGCGGTGGTGCCCCAGGGCACGCCGGGAGAGCTGTGTACGCGGGGCTACAGCGTGATGCTCGGGTATTGGAACAACGCCGAGGCCACCCGGCTCGCCATCGACACGGCGGGGTGGATGCACACCGGGGACCTGGCGACGATGGATGCGGGCGGGTACGTGAAGATCGTCGGCCGCATCAAGGACATGATCATCCGGGGAGGGGAGAACATCTACCCGCGCGAGGTGGAGGAGTTCCTTCACACGCACCCGGGCGTGAGCGAGACCCAGGTCATCGGCGTTCCGAGCGCGAAGTACGGCGAGGAAGTGATGGCCTGGGTGAAGGCGAAGCCGGGCGTCACGCTGACGGAGGCGGAGTTGGTGGCGTTCTGCACCGGCCGTATCTCCACCTTCAAGGTGCCTCGCTACTGGAAGTTCGTGGGCGAGTTCCCGATGACGGTGACCGGCAAGGTGCAGAAGTTCCGGATGCGCGAGGTGTCCGTGGCCGAGCTGGGCCTTCAGACCGCGGACGCCATCAAGACCGCTTGA
- the epsC gene encoding serine O-acetyltransferase EpsC: MDAPYDRLFSVLLESRERQCFPSEIRTAAPEFVQHVLGLLFPHFAERVECGAAAVRRDVMAVEANLVRLLALLGPLYPGTDATIPQRFMEELPDIYDFLRQDAQAIYEADPAARSVDEVLLTYPGFYAIAIFRVAHALHALGMPLLPRLLTEFAHQRTGVDIHPGATIGRRFVIDHGTGVVIGETTVIGDGVKLYQGVTLGALVVEKSLSDKKRHPTLEDDVVVYANATILGGGTVVGRGSIIAGNAWLTQSVPPQSVVSRRTEVRHRTSSAAEELGELEFHI; encoded by the coding sequence ATGGATGCCCCTTACGACAGGCTGTTCTCGGTCCTGCTGGAGAGCCGCGAGCGCCAGTGCTTCCCCTCGGAGATCCGCACCGCCGCGCCGGAGTTCGTGCAGCACGTGCTGGGGCTGCTCTTTCCCCACTTCGCCGAGCGGGTGGAGTGCGGCGCGGCCGCCGTGCGGCGCGACGTGATGGCGGTGGAGGCCAACCTCGTCCGGCTGCTGGCCCTGCTGGGGCCCCTCTACCCGGGCACGGACGCCACCATCCCCCAGCGCTTCATGGAGGAGCTGCCGGACATCTATGACTTCCTGCGGCAGGACGCCCAGGCCATCTACGAGGCGGATCCGGCCGCCCGCAGCGTGGACGAGGTGCTGCTCACCTATCCGGGCTTCTACGCCATCGCCATCTTCCGCGTGGCGCACGCGCTGCACGCGCTGGGCATGCCGCTGCTGCCCCGGCTGCTCACCGAGTTCGCCCACCAGCGCACCGGCGTGGACATCCACCCGGGCGCCACCATCGGCCGGCGCTTCGTCATCGACCACGGCACCGGCGTGGTGATCGGCGAGACGACGGTCATCGGCGACGGCGTGAAGCTCTACCAGGGCGTGACGCTGGGCGCGCTCGTGGTGGAGAAGAGCCTGTCGGACAAGAAGCGCCACCCCACGTTGGAGGATGACGTGGTGGTGTACGCCAACGCCACCATCCTCGGCGGCGGCACCGTGGTGGGCCGCGGCAGCATCATCGCCGGCAACGCCTGGCTCACCCAGAGCGTGCCGCCCCAGTCCGTCGTCAGCCGTCGTACCGAGGTGCGCCACCGCACCTCCAGCGCCGCCGAGGAACTCGGCGAGCTCGAGTTTCACATCTGA